A single Cannabis sativa cultivar Pink pepper isolate KNU-18-1 chromosome 7, ASM2916894v1, whole genome shotgun sequence DNA region contains:
- the LOC115697061 gene encoding protein EMB-1-like, whose protein sequence is MASSQKQRQELDAKAKQGETVVPGGTGGQSLEAQEHLAEGRSRGGQTRSEQLGHEGYQEMGRKGGLSTTDKSGGERAEEEGIQIDESKFRTKNDK, encoded by the exons ATGGCAAGCTCACAGAAGCAAAGGCAAGAACTCGATGCCAAAGCAAAGCAAGGTGAAACTGTCGTCCCTGGTGGAACTGGTGGCCAGAGCCTCGAGGCTCAGGAACACCTTGCTGaag GACGGAGCCGAGGAGGGCAGACAAGGAGCGAACAGTTGGGCCACGAGGGCTACCAAGAGATGGGCCGCAAAGGTGGGCTGAGCACCACCGACAAGTCTGGTGGAGAAAGAgccgaagaagaaggaattcaaATCGACGAGTCCAAGTTCAGAACCAAAAATGATAAATAG
- the LOC115697046 gene encoding chlorophyll synthase, chloroplastic, protein MASLLNTLPSLRLSNITTQRLRTPPVSVSFTRRNFSIRAADTDAEKGVKSTVPDKAPASSNGSSINQLLGIKGASQESNKWKIRLQLTKPVTWPPLIWGVVCGAAASGNFHWTLEDVAKSIVCMMMSGPFLTGYTQTINDWYDRDIDAINEPYRPIPSGAIAENEVITQIWVLLLGGLGLAGLLDVWAGHDFPTVFYLALGGSLLSYIYSAPPLKLKQNGWIGNFALGASYISLPWWAGQALFGTLTPDIIVLTLLYSIAGLGIAIVNDFKSVEGDRALGLQSLPVAFGSETAKWICVGAIDITQLSVAGYLLGAGKPYYALALLALIVPQVFFQFKYFLKDPVKYDVKYQASAQPFLVLGLLVTALATSH, encoded by the exons ATGGCCTCCCTTCTCAATACGCTTCCCTCTCTACGTTTATCAAACATCACCACTCAACGACTGCGGACTCCGCCAGTTTCGGTCTCGTTCACCA GGAGGAATTTTTCGATTAGGGCAGCTGATACTGATGCGGAGAAAG GAGTTAAATCTACTGTTCCAGATAAGGCACCAGCTAGTAGTAATGGTTCAAGCATAAACCAGCTTCTTGGTATCAAAGGAGCCTCTCAAGAATCT AACAAATGGAAGATTCGACTTCAGCTGACAAAGCCTGTAACTTGGCCTCCTTTAATTTGGGGAGTAGTTTGTGGAGCTGCTGCTTCTG GAAACTTTCACTGGACTTTAGAGGATGTTGCCAAATCAATCGTTTGTATGATGATGTCTGGCCCATTTCTCACAGGATATACACAG ACAATTAATGACTGGTATGACCGAGATATTGATGCAATTAACGAACCTTATCGTCCAATTCCTTCAGGAGCTATAGCTGAGAATGAG GTTATTACTCAAATTTGGGTTCTGCTTTTAGGAGGTCTTGGCCTGGCTGGTTTGTTAGATGTTTGG GCTGGGCATGACTTCCCTACAGTTTTTTATCTAGCTTTGGGTGGATCCTTGCTATCATATATATACTCTGCTCCACCTTTGAAG CTGAAACAAAATGGATGGATTGGAAATTTTGCCCTGGGAGCTAGTTATATTAGTTTGCCATG GTGGGCAGGTCAGGCTTTATTTGGAACCCTTACACCTGATATAATAGTTCTCACACTTCTGTACAGTATAGCTGGG TTGGGTATTGCCATTGTCAATGACTTCAAAAGTGTGGAAGGAGATAGAGCACTGGGACTTCAG TCACTCCCTGTTGCTTTTGGTTCTGAAACTGCAAAGTGGATTTGCGTTGGCGCGATTGACATAACTCAGTTATCTGTGGCTG GTTATCTGCTTGGGGCTGGCAAGCCATACTATGCCTTAGCTCTTCTTGCATTGATAGTACCACAAGTATTTTTTCAG TTCAAGTACTTTCTCAAAGACCCAGTTAAGTATGACGTCAAATACCAG GCCAGTGCTCAACCATTTCTGGTGCTTGGTCTATTGGTGACTGCTTTAGCAACCAGCCATTGA
- the LOC115697047 gene encoding uncharacterized protein LOC115697047 isoform X1 codes for MLTQVVSSPAVSLARPLSWRWSALPVLLDSQTSLFSSLSLAIFHYRTGVVSFCSSPQISAESGDVFPKESSKRGPLESGLYLVGTPIGNLEDITLRALRVLKSAHVILSEDTRHSGKLLHHYNITTPLLSYHKFNESQREQTVLRRLKEGEIVALISDAGTPGISDPGTELAKLCVNENIPVIPIPGPSAFVAALSASGLATDEFTFVGFLPKHTSSRKERLMVSANEATTQIFYVPPHKLLQFLEETSVLFSDTRRCVIAREITKLHEQFWRGTLGEAKKAFSVHKPKGEITLLIEGKAKPAVETPSDCELEKELSHLISNGHSLSSAVKLVASGTSMKKKTVYSIALRKFGKQLESEEEDVDLDSCKPE; via the exons ATGTTAACACAGGTAGTTTCTTCTCCGGCGGTTTCGCTGGCCAGACCTCTCTCGTGGCGCTGGAGTGCACTTCCGGTCCTACTCGACTCTCAGACATCACTCTTTTCTTCCCTATCCCTTGCCATTTTCCATTATAGAACCGGTGTTGTATCCTTTTGTTCCAGTCCTCAAATTTCAGCAGAATCTGGTGATGTATTCCCCAAAGAATCATCAAAGCGT GGTCCTCTGGAATCTGGATTATATCTAGTAGGAACACCGATTGGTAACCTTGAAGATATCACTTTACG GGCTCTCCGTGTTCTAAAATCAGCTCATGTGATACTTTCAGAAGACACCAGACATTCTGGGAAGCTTTTACATCATTACAATATAACAACTCCCCTT TTAAGCTATCATAAATTCAATGAATCTCAAAGGGAACAAACGGTGTTAAGGAGGTTGAAGGAAGGTGAGATTGTTGCACTGATTAGCGACGCAGGAACACCAGGTATTAGCGATCCTGGTACCGAATTG GCTAAGCTATGCGTCAATGAGAATATTCCCGTCATTCCTATTCCCGGCCCATCTGCTTTCGTGGCTGCTCTTTCTGCCTCTGGTCTGGCCACTGATGAGTTTACATTCG TTGGATTTCTTCCCAAACACACAAGCTCTAGAAAGGAGAGGCTAATGGTTTCCGCAAATGAAGCAACAACACAGATATTCTATGTACCTCCACACAAGCTTCTTCAATTTCTCGAAGAGACTTCTGTGCTATTCAGTGATACAAG GCGATGTGTCATAGCTCGTGAAATAACCAAACTACATGAACAG TTTTGGCGGGGTACATTAGGGGAAGCAAAAAAAGCATTTTCTGTTCATAAGCCAAAGGGTgagattactttgttaattgaAGGAAAGGCAAAGCCTGCTGTTGAAACTCCATCAGATTGTGAGCTTGAGAAGGAATTAAGCCATCTGATCTCAAATGGTCATAGTCTTTCTTCG GCTGTTAAATTAGTGGCTAGTGGAACATCAATGAAAAAGAAAACTGTGTATTCGATTGCATTGAGAAAATTTGGGAAGCAACTCGAGTCTGAGGAGGAGGATGTTGATCTTGATTCATGCAAACCGGAGTGA
- the LOC115697047 gene encoding uncharacterized protein LOC115697047 isoform X2, protein MDVARFLFQGPLESGLYLVGTPIGNLEDITLRALRVLKSAHVILSEDTRHSGKLLHHYNITTPLLSYHKFNESQREQTVLRRLKEGEIVALISDAGTPGISDPGTELAKLCVNENIPVIPIPGPSAFVAALSASGLATDEFTFVGFLPKHTSSRKERLMVSANEATTQIFYVPPHKLLQFLEETSVLFSDTRRCVIAREITKLHEQFWRGTLGEAKKAFSVHKPKGEITLLIEGKAKPAVETPSDCELEKELSHLISNGHSLSSAVKLVASGTSMKKKTVYSIALRKFGKQLESEEEDVDLDSCKPE, encoded by the exons ATGGATGTGGCACGGTTCTTGTTTCAGGGTCCTCTGGAATCTGGATTATATCTAGTAGGAACACCGATTGGTAACCTTGAAGATATCACTTTACG GGCTCTCCGTGTTCTAAAATCAGCTCATGTGATACTTTCAGAAGACACCAGACATTCTGGGAAGCTTTTACATCATTACAATATAACAACTCCCCTT TTAAGCTATCATAAATTCAATGAATCTCAAAGGGAACAAACGGTGTTAAGGAGGTTGAAGGAAGGTGAGATTGTTGCACTGATTAGCGACGCAGGAACACCAGGTATTAGCGATCCTGGTACCGAATTG GCTAAGCTATGCGTCAATGAGAATATTCCCGTCATTCCTATTCCCGGCCCATCTGCTTTCGTGGCTGCTCTTTCTGCCTCTGGTCTGGCCACTGATGAGTTTACATTCG TTGGATTTCTTCCCAAACACACAAGCTCTAGAAAGGAGAGGCTAATGGTTTCCGCAAATGAAGCAACAACACAGATATTCTATGTACCTCCACACAAGCTTCTTCAATTTCTCGAAGAGACTTCTGTGCTATTCAGTGATACAAG GCGATGTGTCATAGCTCGTGAAATAACCAAACTACATGAACAG TTTTGGCGGGGTACATTAGGGGAAGCAAAAAAAGCATTTTCTGTTCATAAGCCAAAGGGTgagattactttgttaattgaAGGAAAGGCAAAGCCTGCTGTTGAAACTCCATCAGATTGTGAGCTTGAGAAGGAATTAAGCCATCTGATCTCAAATGGTCATAGTCTTTCTTCG GCTGTTAAATTAGTGGCTAGTGGAACATCAATGAAAAAGAAAACTGTGTATTCGATTGCATTGAGAAAATTTGGGAAGCAACTCGAGTCTGAGGAGGAGGATGTTGATCTTGATTCATGCAAACCGGAGTGA
- the LOC115697040 gene encoding ATP-dependent 6-phosphofructokinase 6: MADSPVTQMKIVKGDYGYVLEDVPHLVDYIADLPNYPNPLRSNPAYSVVKQYFVHVDDTVPQKIVVHKDSPRGTHFRRAGPRQKVYFESDEVHACIVTCGGLCPGLNTVIREIVCGLYHMYGVTRILGIDGGYRGFYSRNTVTLTPKVVNDIHKRGGTILGTSRGGHDTSKIVDSIQDRGINQVYIIGGDGTQRGAAVIFEEIRRRGLKVAVAGIPKTIDNDIPVIDRSFGFDTAVEEAQRAINAAHVESESIENGIGLVKLMGRYSGFIAMYATLASRDVDCCLIPESPFYLEGSGGLYEFIEKRLKENGHMVIVIAEGAGQELLSESLQSMNQQDASGNKLLQDVGLWISQKIKDYFAKQNKLPINLKYIDPTYMIRAIPGNASDNVYCTLLAQSAVHGAMAGYTGFVSGLVNGRQTYIPFNRITEKQNQVVITDRMWARLLSSTNQPSFLNPKALTEAKKKEEEFPNQLDREDSIKGPLVTNNNVLLT, translated from the exons ATGGCGGATTCTCCTGTCACTCAGATGAAGATTGTTAAAGGCGACTATGGATATGTACTTGAGGATGTTCCTCATCTCGTCGATTACATTGCTGATCTGCCT AATTATCCTAATCCCTTGCGATCTAACCCTGCTTATTCAGTGGTCAA GCAATATTTTGTTCATGTAGATGATACTGTTCCTCAAAAG ATTGTTGTTCACAAAGATAGTCCAAGAGGGACACATTTTCGGCGAGCAGGCCCTCGTCAGAAG GTGTATTTTGAATCTGACGAAGTGCACGCATGTATAGTAACATGTGGTGGTCTGTGCCCTGGACTCAACACTGTGATTAGGGAAATTGTTTGTGGTCTTTATCACATGTATGGAGTCACCAGAATTCTCGGGATAGAT GGAGGATACAGGGGTTTTTATTCCCGAAACACTGTTACTTTAACACCGAAGGTTGTCAATGACATCCATAAACGTGGTGGTACTATTCTTGGGACATCACGGGGAGGCCATGACACCTCGAAGATTGTTGACAGCATTCAGGATCGTGGGATAAATCAG GTTTACATAATAGGAGGTGATGGAACTCAAAGAGGAGCAGCTGTTATATTCGAG GAAATTAGAAGACGCGGTCTCAAAGTTGCTGTTGCAGGAATCCCTAAAACCATTGATAATGACATTCCG GTCATAGACAGGTCCTTTGGCTTTGATACTGCTGTTGAGGAGGCTCAACGTGCAATTAACGCAGCGCATGTTGAATCTGAAAGTATTGAGAATGGTATTGGTCTTGTAAAGCTGATGGGACGGTACAGCG GTTTCATAGCCATGTATGCTACCCTTGCCAGCCGAGATGTGGATTGTTGTTTGATACCCGAATCCCCATTCTATCTTGAAGGAAGTGGTGGGCTTTATGAGTTCATAGAAAAACGACTCAAGGAAAATGGGCATATGGTTATTGTGATAGCTGAGGGAGCAGGACAGGAGCTTCTCTCGGAGAGTTTGCAATCCATGAACCAACAAGATGCTTCGGGAAATAAACTACTGCAAGATGTTGGATTGTGGATATCTCAAAAGATCAAG GATTATTTCGCAAAGCAAAATAAACTACCTATTAATCTTAAATACATAG ATCCTACATACATGATCCGGGCAATTCCAGGGAATGCATCCGACAATGTGTACTGCACACTCCTTGCACAGAGTGCAGTACATGGTGCCATGGCCGGGTACACAGGCTTCGTAAGCGGACTTGTGAATGGAAGACAGACTTACATTCCTTTCAAT CGCATCACCGAAAAACAGAATCAGGTTGTGATAACTGACAGAATGTGGGCAAGGCTTCTATCTTCAACCAACCAGCCGAGTTTTTTAAACCCGAAAGCTCTGACTGAAGCCAAAAAGAAAGAAGAGGAATTCCCAAACCAGTTGGATAGAGAAGATTCCATAAAAGGACCTTTGGTGACAAACAATAATGTACTTTTAACCTAA